CTTCCGTCGCCTTGGGACGTCGATACCGCCGTGTGGGCCGAAGGGGACCACCGGCTTGAGATCACGGCAACCGATGATGAACTGGTGATCACAACTAACTGGTTCATATTCCATATCGACAGGACCAGTCCCGTCGTCAATATACTGTACCCGACCCCGGGTTCAGCAGTGCCTCGGGGATGGACAATTACTGCAGATGTATCGGACGACCACCTGGACCAAGTGACATACTCTCTTGACAACGGAACGCCTCAGGCTTTAGCGAGCCCGTACGCCATCGATATGACCGGGTGGCTCGTCGGCAACCATGGCGTTGTCATCGAGGCCACAGATCTCGTAGGACACAGTGCCTCGGACGGCACCCATTTCGAGATAGTCGAGAGCACACTAGTATTGAGCCTGGTTAGTCCGAGCAATGGCGCCGTTGTTCATTCCGGAGTGCAGATAAAGTTCTCTGTCCTGTCCCTGGAGACATACACTAGCCGCTGGGCGGAGTACGGAACATGGCATTCGCTCGAGGCCTCGACAACGATCTCCACGTCTGGCTGGATCGAGGGCCCGCATGTCATAACCATCAACTCTACGGATGCCTTCGGCGGCTGGGACCAGATGGAAGCATCTCTCGCGATCGACGATACTAACCCCATCATCTCGCTGACGTCTCCGGCGAACCACTCGTTCGTATCTCCTTCTGACAATTTGTCGATCAGAATCATCGATGAGAACTTCAACAGCGTGACATGGAGCCTCTGGGGTCAGATTCGAACTAGCTCGTCCTTTGATGTTTCGATACCCTTGACCGACAGCCCAGGAGACGGCTATTTCACCGTGTACGTGAGTGCTCTGGACAAGGCCGGGAACGAGAAGGCGGACAGTTTCGTCTTCGCAATGGACTCTTCCGATCCATTCTTGGAAGTTACGGGGCTTGTCGATGGCCACGCTATCCGTTCTGGCCAGGTGCTGACTGTCGATGCCCATGACGTGTTCCTATCCAATGTCAAGTGGTTTTTCGACTCCGGCCAGCAGAATGTTCTGCAGGCTCCATACACCATAGACACTAGCGCTCTCTCATCTGGCTGGCATGCTCTGAAGGTTGTCGCGACGGACTATTCGGGCAGGTGGAACTGGAGCAACAAGAGCTTCTTCATAGACACCGCGCCTCCTATCATCGTAACGGCTTTCCCGATTTCTGTATCTGCAGGTTCCTCGTTCGATCTGTCAGCTAACATAACTGACGACTTCAAGGTGGCACGCGCGGACCTCTACTACGAGCTCAAGGATGGGGGCTTTGGCAGTGTGCCGATGTACGATACTGGCTCGGCCTTCAAGGTCCAGATCGCTACCACAATCTCGACTTGGAACGACATGGTTGTGTACATCCGCGCTTATGACTCTGTCGGGAACTGGGCAGAGAGCGAGCACGTCAAGCTGGTGGTGACCTCGACATCATCGGACGACGAGGTCCCTCCCTCGTCGGGAGACAACCCGAATTCAGGGCTGGGGCAGTTCCCATTTGTCTCATGGCTCACGACTCTTGAAGGAATGATCATAGCTGGGATCCTCATTGGAATGCTGGTCCTTGGGGCTAGCATCTACAGGAGGCACAGGAGATCGTCTGAGGACGCTGGTGTGACGGACAGCTATGTGAGGCCCAGACCTTCAGAGATCGTTGAAGCATCTGTGCGCCGGTCCTCACCCAAGGTTGAGATCACATCATATGCTGCAGCCGCAAGTGCTAGACCGGCCTTTGTGGATTCGAAGCCAATTCCGGCAGCTGTTGCCAACAAGACATCCGAGGTTGCACGGCATTCCGAGGGACGAGCCATGCCATCTCTTCTGGACGCAATCCCCGCTAGGCCAATCAAGGCTGTGGCCAGCGATGGGGAGACACAGGACGATGAGGACTATGGTGCGCTCATCGAACGAGAGCTGATCATGCCTAGCCTCAAGCACTCTGTCTTCTCAGACGATGTGAGGGATCTGACGCTCGATCTCGCCCGCTATGTCGACTACTTGGATGTCCGGACCAAGAGACATTCAGAGAGCCAAAGGAATTCGCTTGTGCACTAGAGGACGCAACCACCTAGTCGGTTGCCTTCGGTTCTTGAGCTTCTGTCACTATGTCTTCCTCTGTCCGGGGCTTCGTCGGTCCTTCGACTCGGTCAAGCCACCTCACTATCAGCATCCAGAAAATGGTGACAAACACCACGAAGACAATGATGCCAATGTAGGCATGGAAGAATGCCAGGGCAGGTGCGCCGTAAGCTGAGCCAATCATAATAGTAATCACCATCCTAAAGATGTTGGAGGCCCAAGTGACTATGAATCCTAGACCTAGTGCCGCGAGGATCCACGGGTCCACCTTCCTGTACCGGACCAGGACAAACGCTAGGAATGCGGAGAAGAAAAGACCGACTGAGTATAGTCCGCTGCATCCTTCGCCTATCCCCAGAAGGATGTGCCGTCCTTCGTATTCGAACGTTATGTAGTTTGAGATACCGTGGCTGCTGGCCTCGAGTTCCGAGCTCACATCTGCCCCAAACATACGCAAAAGGGACACGACTGGAATGGTTATGAAGTAGTATTCGGAATAGGCGTTGATCCTGTAGTACGAATCCCCACTGACGATCGTGTATGTCTTCCATATCACGGCGAACACGATCGTGAGAAACATGAGATACAGGACCACAAAATCCTTCTGCATTGCGTACTTCGACGGCCCTGCATTGTAGAGGACTAGAGAGGTTCCAAACAGCGTCACGACGAAATCTTCAATTCTCAAGTCCGCTTGGCCACTTACGAGGAGTTTCCACCCGGACCAGATTGCTACCAAAAGGAAGCCCGCAAGTGGGATCAGGAGTGCGATATGTTCCTGCGTGATGACCTTGGAGAGCAGGTCCACGAGCATGCCGCTGCCGGGTTCCTTTGCTTCCCTGCGAACGTACGCTAGGGAATAGAGCGCAAGGATGGATCCAGAAGCGATGAAGACAAGTTCCACGGAATATGCCGAGTGCCCCATGTAGTGGTTGTATAGAGCGGCCGCAATCAGGATACAGCCGAGGAGGAGAGGCCATTCCTTCGGGGTTCTCACGATTGCCGCTCAGGCTCTAACCGATATATAATCATTGAGCAGTGCTATTCTTGGGATGTCCGAACAGGCTGATGTTCGCCCAGATCTAGCAGGAGACCGTGCCTATCCTTGCGTCTGTTCTCGAGACTCCGGAATCCTGGCGGTCTCAGGCACTCGCCGAGTCAGTGCAATCGCCCCAACAACGGTGACTATGAGCATGATAGAAATCTCAGTCATAGGGGTTAGTCGCATTGCTGTCGTTGGCGCAAGCAGGCTCATCACTAGGATCACGGCCGGAGCGGAGAACAAACAAATGAGGGCGAATGTGAGCGCGACTATCGCTGGTCTCTTCAACAAGATGACATCCGTGGACTCTCCTTCCTCTGCAGACAATGCCAGCCAGGTGAGCACAAACATCGGGATCGCCAGAGACCCGATCGCAGTGATGATCTGGCCAACTTCGAGAAGGCTTGGAAGATCTATCGCCGATGCAGATGCGGTCGCTGTCAACAACAACCCGACGAGCGCAGAAGGTCTGTAGGTGGACTGCAGACCGAGGAGTATGAGAACAGTGCCCATCGCTTGAGCCAGAACGACCAGGAAGCTGTGCTCGGAGAAGACTGCTAGATCGATCGAGGCGACTACTACTAGGATCAACCGGACTCTTCTGGAGAATGCTATCACGTTCTTCCCCTCCTTATGGCCCTCACGATTCTCGTTGCGGTGTCAGCGGGGCCGATCCTGATGTAGGACACTCCCAATCCTCTGAAGGTCGCCTCGATTCTCAGAGTATCTGATAGGTCACCGTAGAGCCGTTCAACCTCTGGCATGTCCGGCATCCCCTCAGCATTTCGGTACCAGTCATCATATGTGTGAATCACGAGCATCTTGTTGCCCGTGCTCTTGCAGAGTTTCGCCCCTGCGATGACGGCATCGCGTGTCGAGACCAGGTCTGAAATGATTATGAACAGCTGTTCCCGGCCTCTGTTGCGAGCGACTATCTCCTTTATCCCGCCTTCGAGGCCTATCCCTAGCGCGGGGCGTGCCCCCTTTGTCGCAATTCTGTCCAGAGTCGACAGGAACTCCTTTCCCTCGGCCGTGGCCTTGAGCGATGTCTTCTTGGGTTCTGGTGTCTTGTTCGGTTCCCTCTCCTCTGTCCGGACAATCCCTCCTTTGCTCTCCTCCATTGACGAAGGGGCCTCTCTCAGGACCTTGACGATCATCTTGAACTGGTGCCTGCCGAGCGCAGGTGAGGCTTTGTTCAGGACATTGATTTCGTCAAAGAGTGCGACGCCCGCAGGATAGAAGCTGCTGAGAAGGACGTTCGATATCTGCATAGACAGGTCGACTGCGTGGTCGATCTTCGCGACCTTGCTCCTTTTCAGCCGCATGCTCCTGCTGCAATCCACAAATACTATCGTTTGAAGCGACCCCTCTTTTCTGTAGGTCTTGGTCATGAGTTTGTTCAGTTTGGGGAACAACTTCCAGAGGATGTCTCTGGCTCGGTCTCCTGGGACATACTCTCTGATTCCGTCGAATTCGAATTCTCTGAGCACAACCGCAGGGTTTCTTCCCATGCCAGAGAACTCGAGGTGTTCCCTGCCTGCCATTCTGCGCGCAGTGTCAAAGCTTCCTTTCTCGGTATGAACGTTTATTACTGTTGGGTGCTCGATGATCTGCTCCTCGTCAAAGAGTCCCAAGGAGCCGCTACGCGCTATCTTCATCCCAGGTATGATGAGGGGGCCGCGTTTGGTCGGGACTACGGAGTATGACAGCCTCAGAATCGATTTTGGAGGAAGGGCCCTGATTGATCTGTTCGAGCCAGCCGAGAGCTCGCAGTTCTCCGGGAGAATGTCCTCGAATGTCCCTCTCACCGTGATGGGGTCCTTGTTGAGGATCTCGACAGAGATGCTCGTCGGCTCTTGTGCGAAGGAGACCTCCTCGAGCGCTCTCCTTTCGATACGCAGGTCCGTTCGCTGCAGCTCGGAGACGAACCTGAGATATGCGTAGACATAGGCGCTGGCGAACGTCACGCTTAGTACGGTCCATGATAGATTCGAGAACAGGATTCCGGCAAATGCAAACACTATTGTGAACGACAGAATTGCGGTTCCCAGAGAAGTTGAGCGCAAGCCACTCACTCTTTCCTTTCTTCGCCGCTCCTGAACTCACCCTTTGGGACGGCGACTGAGGAAAGTATCGAGTCAGTAATCCCAGAACGGGTCATGCCGCCGAGCTCCGCTTCTGGAGAGAGAAAAAGTCTGTGGTCTATTACCTTGTGAGCCATCGTCTTTGCATCGTCTGGAATGACGTATGTGCGCCCGCCCAGATAGGCATGCGCTTTCGACGTCTGGAGAAGATGTATTGCGCCTCTCGGGCTGAGACCGAGGTCGAGCTCGTCGACCGCTCGAGTCGCTCTTGTGAGGTTCTCGATGTACTCGAGTATGCTCGGATGCGCATGGATATCTACAACTTCGTCTCTCATGGATAGAGCCGCATCTCTTGCGAGCACCATTTTCGGTTCGATCTCGGGTCCACTCTTCATGCGAAGGATGTCGATTTCTTGTTTCTGATCTAGGTAGTCCATGGTGCTCTTGATCATGAATCGGTCAATCTGGGCCTCGGGGAGAGGGTAGACGCCTTCAGTCTCTATGGGGTTGAGCGTGGCAAGCACCATGAACGGGTTCGGAAGATCGAAGGTGTTCCCCTCAATCGTCACCTGGCGCTCCTGCATGGCTTCGAGAAGCGCTGACTGCGTCTTCGGAGGGGCTCTGTTGATCTCGTCTGCGAGGACAAGGTCGGCGAACAATGGGCCTTTCCTGACCTCGAACTCGGTGGACCGCTGGTTGTAGAAATAATGTCCGGTTATGTCCGCTGGTAGGAGGTCCTGCGTGAATTGTATCCTCCTGTACGAGAGGCCGCAGACGGACGCAAAAGCCTTTGCCAGCGTGGTTTTCGCGACCCCGGGGACTCCCTCTATGAGAAGGTGGCCTTGTGTCAATAGGCATATCATGAAATCCTCAATCTGCTCGTGGTAACCCACGACCGTCTTGCCCACTTCTCCCCTAATCGCTCTCAATGACGCCTCGATTTCCTCAGGCGCCCTGATCCTCGTTCCTGGCATTGCCTTGTTACTCCTTGCAGGTTCGTAGCCGACATGCGCGCGCAATCGAAGCCAAATGTGTCTCCGTCGGCCACCGGTTCGAGAATCTCCTCATCGATAATAAGTCTATGCGTCTCGAGGGTTTGCCATACTGGCCGGGTACGTTACCCGTACATACTGTCGATTAGGGAATGGTCAGAATCTCTTAGTTTCTCGAAGAAATCCGCCTCGGCCATCGCGCCGGTAATGTCCATGTTGTCGTTCAATATGATCTTCGGGACGCCCATCACCGAATGTCTGGTCGCCAGGTCTGGGAAGAGCGAAGAATCGATGATCTCGGCGGTGACGTTCTTGGATTCTATGGCCGCCCTGTACGAGTGCCTCGCGACGGTGGGACAGAAATGGCATGTCTGGAGCACGAAGAGTTTGATGTTCGCCCTTCTCCTGACCGTCGAGAGCGCGGTCCTTGCGATCGGGGAGAGAGGTGCCTTGGACGACGAAAGCTCAACTATCGCATCTACCAGAGGAGGTAGCTCGTAGCCGAGAGGGATGCCGTAGTATCTGATCCTGGAGAAATCGTTCTTGACCAAAACCATGCAGGGCCAGTTCTCGATGTGGAGCTGCCTCATCTTCTCGTTCTTGCCTCCATCCGCCGTTTGGATGTCTGCTTTGATTTTCTGGCTGAGACTAGCCATCATGTTTCCGAACTCTTTCAGTTCTTCTGAAACAAAAGTCGCTCCGTCTACGAAAAGCAGGAGCGTCAACTCGTCCTTCATGCTCTGCGCCAACCTGTGCGCGATGCTCTCCCTCTCTGCCGCCGAGAGCATGAGGCCCGTCACATCGCCTCCAGGAGAATGTCACCGTAAGCCTGTATGAAAAACTCCTTGGCCTTCAGCAGCCCCTCCCTTCCAGCTGGAGTCAGCCTGTACACCTTCGTGTTCCTTTCCTTTGACGACTCGATCAACCCCTTCTTTTCCATGTACTTGAGGGTCGGATAGAGCGTCCCAGGGTTCGGTTTGTCCCCCTTCCTTGCGGCTATTTCACCCGCTATCTCCGATCCGTACATCCTCTTCTTGGAAAGCAGGTGCATTATCAGGAAGCTCAGCATGCCTCTCATGTCGCAGCACTTCGGGGCCCTGCAACACTCCACCTCTATGTCGAATCCCTTCTTCTTGCCTGGCATCGCCTGTGGATATCGTTTCCAAGGTACTTAATTTATTGTGTGTACAATATTGTGTGCCCAACACATTCTTATAGGGCGCGATGCATATAGGTTATTGGACATACAATAGTATGGAGTGATGAAAGATATGATGGAACAACTTGCAAGGGCGTTGAGCGCAGAGAAGTTCAATCCTGCGGAACACAAGCGCTGCCCGAGGATCTATTGCAGCATTGAGGGTCGGAGCCGAAAATCGAGAAGATTCGGCAGATCTGATCAAGGCATGTGTGATGATTCAGAGGTGGTACTAGCATGGTGAAGAAGGCGAAGCCCAAGTCCAAGAATACGGGTCACAGGTCAGGCAAGAAGACAGAGGTCCGTGAGGAAGACGTCAGGCGCGCGGTTAGGGATAGGTATTCCAATCTTGCGCTTTCCGGCACTTCATGTTGCGGACCTTCTCCAAGCACGATGTGCAGCTGCGGAAATCTGTATCCAGCAGCTGATGTTATATCATTGCCCGCTGAAGCCGTTGCGGTAAGCGCCGGTTGTGGGAATCCTACCGCGATCGCCGGCCTCAAGCCGGGGATGACAGTGGTCGACCTGGGAAGCGGTGGCGGCATCGATGCGTTCCTCTCTGCCAAGAGGGTGGGTCCTAAGGGCAAGGTTTTCGGTATTGATGCCACTCATGAGATGATATTGCGTGCGCGTAAGACTGCCCATGATAACGGGTACGACAATGTCGAATTCAGGCTCGGCGAGATAGAACATATGCCACTCGACGCTGGGATTGCCGACGTAATCATCAGCAACTGCGTGATCAACCTCTCCCCTGACAAAGGACAGGTCTTCAGAGAAGCGTTCAGAGTGCTCAAGCCTGGCGGAAAACTGGCCGTATCTGACATTGTGCTTCTGAAAGATCTCCCGGAGCAGATGAAGTCCGACCTGGGGGCTTGGTCGGAGTGCGTCAGCGGCGCTATCTCCGAGAAGGAGTACATGAGGGCGATGTCCGATGCGGGATTCGAAAAGATCAGGGTCGAGGAGAGGGCAGTATACACTCATGAACAGCTCTCCGATTACATCAAGGGCTCGGAGTCCGAAGCATACGCGAAGGTTGCAGGGATCGACCTCTCGCAGCTGGTCGCCAGCTATAAGATATCCGCTGTCAAGCCAAGGAAGTAATCCTACTGTCTTCATGGGCCATCTACGGCCCCGTCCTTGACGGAAGCTCATGCAGGCACAGCGATTCCTAGCCAGAAGGTCTGACTCCGTGCCATCATTGTCGAAAGTTTATATAGCGCACCTGGCATAATCGCCTCTATCTCCCAGGCCAGAACATGATCCCGCCTGGGAGGGATATTGGACTGGACGCTCGAGCCTTTTGGCACTGAGTCGTGCACCAAACCAAGACGAGAGAACATATGCCAGCACAGAGATGAGTAGTGTGATAGGACTCCGATCGATAGCAGCTGCTTCCTTGTCCGTCCTCCTGGCTTTCGTCGTCATCATGCCTGTTTCGCCCGTGGGCCCAGCTCTTAGCGGCGTCGTGGCCGCCTCCGGCCCGGGCTTCTGGGGCATTTCTGAGACATTCAGTGGTGTCCTCACAGGCACACACGGGCCTGTATTGTTCGGTGACTTCAACCTGAGCGCTCAATCATCCACGGAATCAGTCGTGCTAGACGGCTGGTTGTTTGTCATGACCAGAGAAGGCATGAGCCTCTTTGGCGATGCAGTCACAGGCACGGTTGCGACCTACACCCCGTCCGGTCCGGCCGAGAGGGGCAACGACTGGAACATATCCGCTGAGATCACTCGGCCGGTCGAAGACTCCGCCTACCTCGCAAACCATATTGAGAATGTCTCAGGGAGGCAGGGACTCACGGTCTATCTGACAAACAGCTCTGGGACGGCCTTGGCTGGCGTGGAGCTTGTGACTGGACATCCGGACAATGAGTCGATCAGGATCTTCAACGCATCAGATTCCTCGTGGACGGTTGTTGCGAGGGACATGCTCCCCGCTCTCACGCACGATTACCCGATGTACGGCGCCAAGCCGGACAGGTACGTTGTGTCCTTTGCGCATGCGAACAATTCTCCAGAAGTCCAGGTGCTTGTGAGGAACTCAGGATCGGGCGTAGTCTACTTGGGCAATCTCACCATTCCGACCATCGAGGGAGCAAATGACCCTAGCCTGAGGTTCGATATCTATGTCCTAGATGGACGGGTGGCAGCGTACTTCGTTGCCAGCGGATGGATAATCGACAACGTGATGTTCAGGTCTCTTGAGTCGCGATACCCCGTCATAGAACCGGTCTACGAGTTCGTGTCAGAGGAGGCTCCGCTCTGGCTCGAGATAAAGGACATAGACGGCAACCGGGTTACGGACGCCGCTGTGTCGATCGAGGGCGAACCGGGATTCTACAACTGGACCTCCGACAGATATGAGATCGGCATCGACAGACAGGTCGACTGGGACATCGGCTTCAACTACACGGTCACAGTGGATGGCGTTGTTGTCAACGACAGGGCGAAGGTCAGCACGACCCCCAGCAATGTCTCGAGGGTGAGCATCCCGAAGTGGTGGAACGGCTGGGACTGGGTCAGCGTGCTAGGGAGGGACGATTCGTACGGCCCCGACACAGCTATCAGCATGTTCCAGGACTTTGATCACCCCAAGACGGCATACATCTTCTCAACTTTCCAAGGAAACTCCACGGAGCTTCTGGCCACGCAGTCCGAGATTGCCATGCACTACCCTCACGATTTTGCAAATTGGGGGCAAAAGTTCTGGGACGAGGCGGTCACCAGCGCTGGTATCTGCCACTCGACATTCGAGGACAGATACTGGTTCGCCAGCAGGTGGGACGACCCCAGATACGTTGGCAAGGGAGACACATACATATCGATCGCCAATCCCGGCAACTCTGCCTCATGGGAACAGATGTTCGCCCACTACCTGAGTGGCACGAGGCTCATGGGTATCAGCTCCCAGTACTACCTTGCCGGCAACAGCTCGCTCATAGGCAGCTATTGGATGTACGCTCCGCTGTTCACGGGCATACCCAGCTGGGCTTCCTGGGACCCGCACTCACGCATGGATATGATGGATATGTGGAGGTCCGTCAACACCGACCACAGCGGGACCCACCAATGGCTCACGGCGTTCAACGCGGCGAACAACGGTGGCGTCCTGCGGGTGTACAACCACGGGATAATCCTGAACGCATCGCTCCTGTACTGGATCGTGGACAACAAGACGAATTCGTCCTACGAAAACTGGAAGGCCACCGACGGAGAGGTGGCCAGCTACATATACGGCAGATTAAGCACCGACATCGACCTCGATAGCCGTTCCACCTCTTCCGTGTGGATGT
This genomic interval from Candidatus Thermoplasmatota archaeon contains the following:
- a CDS encoding MoxR family ATPase, with protein sequence MPGTRIRAPEEIEASLRAIRGEVGKTVVGYHEQIEDFMICLLTQGHLLIEGVPGVAKTTLAKAFASVCGLSYRRIQFTQDLLPADITGHYFYNQRSTEFEVRKGPLFADLVLADEINRAPPKTQSALLEAMQERQVTIEGNTFDLPNPFMVLATLNPIETEGVYPLPEAQIDRFMIKSTMDYLDQKQEIDILRMKSGPEIEPKMVLARDAALSMRDEVVDIHAHPSILEYIENLTRATRAVDELDLGLSPRGAIHLLQTSKAHAYLGGRTYVIPDDAKTMAHKVIDHRLFLSPEAELGGMTRSGITDSILSSVAVPKGEFRSGEERKE
- a CDS encoding thioredoxin family protein, which produces MLSAAERESIAHRLAQSMKDELTLLLFVDGATFVSEELKEFGNMMASLSQKIKADIQTADGGKNEKMRQLHIENWPCMVLVKNDFSRIRYYGIPLGYELPPLVDAIVELSSSKAPLSPIARTALSTVRRRANIKLFVLQTCHFCPTVARHSYRAAIESKNVTAEIIDSSLFPDLATRHSVMGVPKIILNDNMDITGAMAEADFFEKLRDSDHSLIDSMYG
- a CDS encoding exosortase/archaeosortase family protein; its protein translation is MRTPKEWPLLLGCILIAAALYNHYMGHSAYSVELVFIASGSILALYSLAYVRREAKEPGSGMLVDLLSKVITQEHIALLIPLAGFLLVAIWSGWKLLVSGQADLRIEDFVVTLFGTSLVLYNAGPSKYAMQKDFVVLYLMFLTIVFAVIWKTYTIVSGDSYYRINAYSEYYFITIPVVSLLRMFGADVSSELEASSHGISNYITFEYEGRHILLGIGEGCSGLYSVGLFFSAFLAFVLVRYRKVDPWILAALGLGFIVTWASNIFRMVITIMIGSAYGAPALAFFHAYIGIIVFVVFVTIFWMLIVRWLDRVEGPTKPRTEEDIVTEAQEPKATD
- the arsM gene encoding arsenite methyltransferase yields the protein MVKKAKPKSKNTGHRSGKKTEVREEDVRRAVRDRYSNLALSGTSCCGPSPSTMCSCGNLYPAADVISLPAEAVAVSAGCGNPTAIAGLKPGMTVVDLGSGGGIDAFLSAKRVGPKGKVFGIDATHEMILRARKTAHDNGYDNVEFRLGEIEHMPLDAGIADVIISNCVINLSPDKGQVFREAFRVLKPGGKLAVSDIVLLKDLPEQMKSDLGAWSECVSGAISEKEYMRAMSDAGFEKIRVEERAVYTHEQLSDYIKGSESEAYAKVAGIDLSQLVASYKISAVKPRK
- a CDS encoding PadR family transcriptional regulator; this translates as MPGKKKGFDIEVECCRAPKCCDMRGMLSFLIMHLLSKKRMYGSEIAGEIAARKGDKPNPGTLYPTLKYMEKKGLIESSKERNTKVYRLTPAGREGLLKAKEFFIQAYGDILLEAM
- a CDS encoding DUF58 domain-containing protein, with product MTFASAYVYAYLRFVSELQRTDLRIERRALEEVSFAQEPTSISVEILNKDPITVRGTFEDILPENCELSAGSNRSIRALPPKSILRLSYSVVPTKRGPLIIPGMKIARSGSLGLFDEEQIIEHPTVINVHTEKGSFDTARRMAGREHLEFSGMGRNPAVVLREFEFDGIREYVPGDRARDILWKLFPKLNKLMTKTYRKEGSLQTIVFVDCSRSMRLKRSKVAKIDHAVDLSMQISNVLLSSFYPAGVALFDEINVLNKASPALGRHQFKMIVKVLREAPSSMEESKGGIVRTEEREPNKTPEPKKTSLKATAEGKEFLSTLDRIATKGARPALGIGLEGGIKEIVARNRGREQLFIIISDLVSTRDAVIAGAKLCKSTGNKMLVIHTYDDWYRNAEGMPDMPEVERLYGDLSDTLRIEATFRGLGVSYIRIGPADTATRIVRAIRRGRT